From the genome of Nasonia vitripennis strain AsymCx chromosome 1, Nvit_psr_1.1, whole genome shotgun sequence, one region includes:
- the LOC100116380 gene encoding suppressor of hairless protein produces MALDMRQNQRLTQEAMRHYLSECKRTKGKADMVVVIFHAKVAQKSYGTEKRFFCPPPCVYLRGNAWAMRQEQMRRDGESEQSSQLCAFIGIIGNADQDVQQLDLNNEEQYCAAKTLFISDSDKRKHFMLSIKMFHGNGHDIGVFLSNRIKVISKPSKKKQSLKNTELCIASGTTVALFNRLRSQTVSTRYLHVNGDQFHASSTQWSTFTIYLLDDDESENEDFEAKDGYIHYNSTVKLVCKDTGMALPRLIIRKVDKSMASLDADDPVSQLHKCALFLKDTDHMYLCLSQEKIVPFNATPSPKEANKHMINDGACWTIISTERAEYTFYEGMGPVQAPVTPVPTVQYLNPMGSVDVAMLELKGDNFAPNLQVWFGDMEAETWYRTEQSMVCVVPDISEFQGNWSWINRGTEVPVSLVRNDGIIYATGLTFNYNLELGLRKRAALQLAASAAATLPQPAVGDLPWMHQQQLPPQQHQQHIPQFPL; encoded by the exons ATGGCACTGGATATGCGACAGAACCAACGTCTCACACAGGAGGCTATGAGACACTATTTATCGGAATGTAAGCGGACAAAGGGAAAGGCTGATATGGTTGTTGTGATTTTCCATGCCAAAGTTGCGCAAAAATCTTACGGAACTGAGAAAAGATTCTTCTGTCCACCACCATGTGTTTACTTGAG AGGAAACGCCTGGGCGATGCGCCAGGAGCAGATGCGCCGAGACGGCGAGTCCGAGCAGTCGTCTCAACTATGCGCCTTCATTGGTATAATCGGTAACGCTGATCAGGACGTACAGCAGCTCGACCTCAACAACGAGGAGCAGTACTGCGCTGCCAAGACACTCTTCATCTCGGACTCGGACAAGCGCAAGCATTTCATGCTCTCGATCAAGATGTTCCACGGCAACGGCCATGACATCGGCGTTTTTCTCAGCAATCGCATAAAGGTCATCTCCAAACcgtcgaagaaaaagcagtcgCTCAAGAACACAGAACTGTGTATCGCTAGCGGTACGACCGTCGCTCTATTTAATAGATTGAGGTCGCAAACTGTCAGCACGAGGTACTTGCACGTGAACGGCGATCAGTTTCACGCTAGCTCAACGCAGTGGAGCACTTTTACCATTTATCTGTTGGACGATGACGAGAGCGAGAACGAGGATTTCGAAGCTAAGGATGGATATATCCACTATAATAGTACCGTGAAACTGGTGTGCAAAGATACTGGGATGGCTCTGCCAAGACTGATCATTCGCAAG gTAGACAAATCAATGGCAAGCTTGGACGCCGACGATCCGGTATCTCAGCTACACAAGTGCGCTCTGTTTCTGAAAGACACGGATCACATGTATCTGTGCTTATCGCAGGAAAAAATTGTGCCATTCAATGCAACCCCTTCGCCAAAAGAAGCCAACAAGCACATGATCAACGACGGCGCCTGCTGGACCATCATCAGCACCGAGCGCGCTGAGTACACGTTCTATGAAGGCATGGGCCCGGTACAAGCACCGGTTACTCCGGTACCAACAGTCCAGTATCTCAATCCTATGGGCAGCGTCGACGTTGCCATGTTGGAGCTCAAGGGAGATAATTTCGCGCCAAACCTTCAG GTATGGTTCGGCGACATGGAAGCAGAAACCTGGTACCGAACGGAGCAGAGTATGGTCTGCGTCGTGCCGGATATCAGCGAGTTTCAGGGCAATTGGTCTTGGATCAATCGGGGAACCGAGGTACCAGTTTCATTAGTACGCAACGACGGGATAATCTACGCCACTGGTCTAACATTCAACTACAATCTCGAGCTCGGACTTCGAAAAAGAGCAGCTCTTCAACTTGCCGCCTCTGCAGCGGCTACATTACCACAACCAGCTGTAGGCGACCTACCGTGGATgcaccagcagcagctacCGCCGCAGCAACATCAGCAGCACATACCGCAATTCCCACTTTGA
- the Ndufb10 gene encoding NADH dehydrogenase [ubiquinone] 1 beta subcomplex subunit 10 has translation MEEPQARNPINRLMWKIYNVLDVPVTFFREKIVEPNQKSYPYYHQKYRRVPTIDTCYTDDYVCRYEANQQFLRDRQVDSQILSILRDRHDHCVHEDYNQREEAKCKDIYEVYEENAANWFCKYGDLGPMPDVVHAFMKQKHRMIWERRHGPIGSGMKEDPYKIKEDD, from the exons ATGGAGGAGCCTCAAGCCAGGAACCCGATCAACCGGTTGATGTGGAAGATTTACAATGTTCTCGACGTGCCCGTCACCTTCTTCCGAG AGAAGATCGTCGAGCCGAACCAGAAGTCTTATCCGTACTACCATCAGAAGTATCGCCGGGTGCCGACCATCGACACATGTTACACCGATGATTATGTCTGTAGGTACGAGGCTAACCAGCAGTTCCTCAGAGATAG ACAAGTGGACAGCCAGATTCTTAGCATCCTGAGAGACCGACACGATCATTGCGTACACGAGGACTATAACCAAAGAGAAGAAGCCAAGTGCAAAGACATTTATGAAGTCTATGAAGAGAATGCTGCCAATtggttttgtaaat ATGGTGATCTTGGTCCTATGCCAGATGTGGTTCACGCTTTCATGAAACAAAAGCACCGCATGATTTGGGAGCGCAGGCATGGGCCAATTGGTTCCGGAATGAAGGAAGATCCGTACAAAATCAAGGAAGATGATTAA